The nucleotide window CCGGCCGGCACGCTGAGCGGGCGTCCGGTGTCACCCGGCCGAACGCCCGCCTGCACCGGAACGTCGGCGCCGGTGACCGCCACGGTGGTGGCCCGGGTCAGCCGCACTGTGCAGCCGGTCAGGGTGATCTCCAGGCCGGCCGCGTGCTCCGGATTGCCGACCAGCCGGTTGGCCAGCCGCAGGGCGGCCGGGTCAAGGGCGCCGGATCGGGGTACGCCCAGGTGCGCCCAGCCGGGCCGACCCAGATCCTGCACGGTGGTGAGCGCGCCGGCGCGGAGCACCTCGATGGCGGCCGGGTGGGTCACGCCGCCACCATCCGGACCGTGGTGCCCGGACCGAGCCGGGCCGGCGGGTCGGCGGCCACGTCGAACAGCACCAGGTCGGTCCGACCGACCAACTGCCAGCCGCCCGGCGACGCGCCCGGATAGATGCCGGCGTACGGGCCGGCCAGCGCCACCGAGCCGGCCGGCACTCGGGGACGAGGCGTGGCCAACCGGGGCAGCGCCAACTCGGCGGGCAGCCCGGTCAGGTAGGGAAACCCGGGAGCGAAGCCGCAGAACGCGACCTGGAACCGGGTGCTGGTCAACCGCTGCCGCACCGCCGGCACGTCCACCCCCCAGTGCTCCGCCACCGCCGGCAGGTCCGGCCCGTCGAAGGAGACCGGCACGACCACGTCCGCCGCGTCGTCGTCTTCGTCTTCGTCTTCGGCGTTGGCGTTGGCTTCGGCGTTGGCTTGGTTGGGGCGGGTGGTCGCGGCGGCGACGTCGGACGCCCATCGGGTCAGCTGCTGGGCCGTGGTGGTCGGGTCGGGCAGGCCGTCGAGGAGCACGGTCCGGGCAGCCGGCACGATCTCGACGGCG belongs to Micromonospora ureilytica and includes:
- a CDS encoding 5-oxoprolinase subunit B family protein, with the translated sequence MRIRQVGAHALLLDCTTPADFPEAALVEAWRSELWRRRERGDLIAVEIVPAARTVLLDGLPDPTTTAQQLTRWASDVAAATTRPNQANAEANANAEDEDEDDDAADVVVPVSFDGPDLPAVAEHWGVDVPAVRQRLTSTRFQVAFCGFAPGFPYLTGLPAELALPRLATPRPRVPAGSVALAGPYAGIYPGASPGGWQLVGRTDLVLFDVAADPPARLGPGTTVRMVAA